The proteins below come from a single Sphaerochaeta sp. genomic window:
- a CDS encoding EFR1 family ferrodoxin (N-terminal region resembles flavodoxins. C-terminal ferrodoxin region binds two 4Fe-4S clusters.) codes for MQTTLFVYSATGNSYYVARKIADALGETTIVLLPHSGPVEITERIGIISPIYSWVTPRVTSEFITSQLSQTNLKDIGYLFCIHTYGGLSGYAPMGTEMLLQNIGCLSSYQNTVKLPDTYVPLFSIATGAKYEAIYDKADRKIQRIIQDIKAEKIRPSMKLPLGKSLKNVLAHISYEEYRSYGERLSASDACIRCGKCVRLCPNKNITQTDGGKPQFGPDCLACFACLLGCPVSAIGYGPHHKTASYPNPRSGFDAIRK; via the coding sequence ATGCAGACCACCTTGTTCGTCTACAGCGCAACGGGAAACAGCTACTACGTCGCCAGGAAGATCGCCGACGCATTGGGGGAGACCACCATCGTCCTGCTTCCCCATTCCGGCCCGGTGGAGATCACCGAACGGATCGGCATCATCAGCCCGATCTACTCCTGGGTCACCCCGCGGGTGACCAGCGAGTTCATCACCAGCCAGCTTTCCCAGACCAACCTTAAGGATATCGGATACCTCTTTTGCATTCACACCTACGGAGGACTCTCCGGCTATGCCCCGATGGGCACGGAGATGCTCCTGCAGAACATCGGATGCCTGTCCAGCTACCAGAACACCGTCAAGCTCCCTGACACGTACGTCCCACTGTTCTCCATCGCCACAGGAGCGAAGTATGAGGCCATCTACGACAAGGCGGACCGGAAGATCCAGCGGATCATCCAGGACATCAAAGCAGAGAAGATCCGACCATCGATGAAACTGCCGTTGGGCAAATCCCTCAAGAATGTACTGGCCCACATCTCCTACGAGGAATACCGTTCTTATGGAGAACGTCTTTCGGCAAGTGACGCTTGCATCAGGTGCGGCAAGTGCGTACGATTATGCCCGAACAAGAACATCACCCAGACGGATGGAGGGAAGCCCCAGTTCGGACCGGATTGTCTGGCCTGTTTCGCCTGTCTTCTTGGTTGTCCGGTATCCGCCATCGGATACGGACCGCACCACAAGACGGCAAGCTATCCCAACCCACGCAGCGGGTTTGATGCCATCAGGAAGTGA